One genomic segment of Misgurnus anguillicaudatus chromosome 23, ASM2758022v2, whole genome shotgun sequence includes these proteins:
- the LOC129454120 gene encoding uncharacterized protein has protein sequence MTFALQDQIWKPPSVDVDHGIVNGKVSIPHSRPYMVYIRDSQTHSACGGCLIREDFVITAAHCNRKHLMVYLGVDDTNRLPEGIEVDAIPHPHFANKQGYDDIMLLKLKTRATLNKNVKIIGLPKTRGEAIPSNCMVMGWGWQDYTHTSPSNVLREVNLTLIQNCATPDLICTQGTAGPYRGDSGGPLICGNVPHGIVSYVLPESPGYITMYTKISHYLQWIHDTMGESLEGVDVVHGIVNGVGMDHGIVGGKVSIPHSRPYMVYIYDKQRRAACGGFLIREDFVMTAAHCKTKHLMVYLGVNDTNDLPEGIEVDAFPHESFANKAGDDIMLLKLKIPATLNKTVNIIDLPETNREKILTNCMAMGWGWEEYNEKSASSVLREVNLTLLDSENCATPHTLCTKEDAGPARGDSGGPLICGNEAVGIVSYYIMNEFTSYLTMYTKISHYLPWIHKIMNGFL, from the exons GTGTCGATGTGGATCATGGGATTGTTAATGGTAAGGTGTCCATTCCACACAGCCGCCCATACATGGTCTACATTCGTGACTCACAAACACATTCAGCATGTGGTGGATGTTTGATAAGAGAAGATTTTGTGATAACTGCCGCCCACTGTAACAGAAA ACATCTCATGGTGTATTTGGGTGTTGATGACACAAATCGTTTACCTGAGGGTATAGAGGTCGATGCCATTCCACATCCACATTTTGCAAACAAGCAAGGTTATGACGACATCATGCTACTAAAG CTTAAAACAAGAGCAACTCTGAACAAGAATGTGAAAATCATTGGCCTGCCAAAAACAAGGGGAGAGGCGATCCCAAGTAACTGCATGGTCATGGGTTGGGGCTGGCAAGATTACACTCACACGTCTCCATCAAATGTCCTGAGAGAAGTGAACTTGACTCTTATTCAAAATTGTGCCACACCTGACCTTATATGCACTCAGGGAACAGCCGGGCCATATCGG GGAGACTCTGGCGGTCCACTAATTTGTGGAAATGTCCCACACGGCATTGTGTCCTACGTTTTACCGGAGTCTCCAGGCTACATCACGATGTATACTAAAATCTCTCACTACCTTCAATGGATTCATGACACCATGGGAGAATCTTTGGAAG GTGTCGATGTGGTTCATGGGATTGTTAATG GTGTCGGCATGGATCATGGGATCGTTGGTGGTAAGGTGTCCATTCCACACAGCCGCCCATACATGGTCTACATTTATGACAAACAAAGACGTGCAGCATGTGGTGGATTTTTGATCAGGGAAGATTTTGTGATGACGGCTGCCCACTGCAAAACAAA ACATCTGATGGTGTATTTGGGTGTTAATGACACAAATGATTTACCTGAGGGTATAGAGGTCGATGCCTTTCCACATGAAAGTTTTGCAAACAAGGCAGGTGATGACATCATGCTACTAAAG CTTAAAATCCCAGCGACTCTGAACAAGACTGTGAATATCATTGACCTGCCAGAAACTAATAGAGAGAAAATCTTAACTAACTGCATGGCCATGGGTTGGGGCTGGGAGGAATACAATGAGAAGTCTGCATCAAGTGTCCTGAGAGAAGTGAATTTGACTCTTTTAGACTCTGAAAACTGTGCCACACCTCACACTTTATGCACTAAGGAAGACGCCGGTCCAGCACGG GGAGACTCTGGCGGCCCACTTATTTGTGGAAACGAAGCAGTGGGCATTGTGTCTTACTACATAATGAATGAGTTTACGAGCTACCTTACAATGTATACTAAAATCTCTCACTACCTTCCATGGAttcataaaatcatgaatggaTTTCTTTAA
- the LOC129452702 gene encoding granzyme G-like has protein sequence MDHGIVNGEESIPHSRPYMVYIRDTQTHSPCGGFLIREDFVMTAAHCKRDHLMVYLGVNDTDHLPEGIEVDAFPHKGFENKPGDDIMLLKLKTPATLNKTVNIIALPETNGEKISSNCMAMGWGLEEYDKMTPSSVLREVNLTLLDSKKCDAPHTLCTQEKAGPARGDSGGPLICGNIPQGIVSYYITNEFMSYLTMYTKISHYLPWIHEIMNATL, from the exons ATGGATCATGGTATCGTTAATGGTGAGGAGTCCATTCCACACAGCCGCCCATACATGGTCTACATTcgtgacacacaaacacattcaccATGTGGTGGATTTTTGATAAGAGAAGATTTTGTGATGACGGCTGCCCACTGCAAAAGAGA TCACCTCATGGTGTATTTAGGCGTTAATGATACAGACCATTTACCTGAGGGTATAGAGGTCGATGCCTTTCCACATAAAGGTTTTGAGAACAAGCCAGGTGATGATATCATGCTACTAAAG CTTAAAACCCCAGCAACTCTGAACAAGACTGTGAATATCATTGCCCTTCCAGAAACTAATGGAGAGAAAATCTCAAGTAACTGCATGGCCATGGGTTGGGGCTTGGAGGAATACGATAAGATGACTCCATCAAGCGTCCTGAGAGAAGTGAACTTGACTCTTTTAGACTCTAAAAAATGTGACGCACCTCACACTTTATGTACTCAAGAAAAAGCTGGGCCAGCACGG GGAGACTCTGGCGGGCCACTTATTTGTGGAAATATCCCACAGGGCATTGTGTCTTACTACATAACGAATGAGTTTATGAGCTACCTTACAATGTATACTAAAATCTCTCACTACCTTCCATGGATTCATGAAATAATGAATGCAACTCTTTAA